A part of Streptomyces sp. NBC_00557 genomic DNA contains:
- a CDS encoding TIGR03564 family F420-dependent LLM class oxidoreductase — protein MTIGVALHHQDPIDTVVDLAREAHRAGLRSAWFGQTFSYDSPMLAAIVGRDVPGLQVGTAAIPVFGRHPLIVAGQAQTAQAATAGRYHLGLALGTKHLTETGFGIPYERPVARLREFLTALRPLLETGSADFHGELLTATTPLPASVPGDQPPVPVLVAAMGPQALRVSGQLADGILPLLAGPRALADHIVPAVTAAAEAAGRPAPRIVAFVPGVVTADVEAVRQAATETLSFYERFPSYQRVIELSGGTRAADIAVIGDEDAVAAEVRRYREAGATEVVFTATDLGGDADRRRTWKLLGELAAG, from the coding sequence ATGACCATCGGTGTAGCGCTCCATCACCAGGACCCGATCGACACCGTCGTGGATCTCGCCCGCGAGGCCCACCGGGCCGGACTGCGCTCGGCGTGGTTCGGGCAGACCTTCTCGTACGACTCCCCGATGCTGGCGGCGATCGTCGGCCGCGACGTGCCCGGCCTGCAGGTCGGCACCGCCGCGATCCCCGTCTTCGGCCGGCACCCCCTGATCGTCGCCGGGCAGGCCCAGACGGCCCAGGCCGCCACCGCCGGCCGCTACCACCTCGGGCTCGCACTCGGCACCAAGCACCTCACCGAGACCGGCTTCGGGATCCCGTACGAACGCCCCGTCGCCCGGCTCCGCGAGTTCCTCACCGCCCTGCGTCCCTTGCTGGAGACCGGCAGCGCGGACTTCCACGGTGAGCTGCTGACCGCCACCACCCCGCTGCCCGCCTCCGTACCGGGCGACCAGCCGCCCGTGCCGGTCCTGGTCGCCGCCATGGGACCCCAGGCGCTGCGCGTGTCCGGCCAACTGGCCGACGGCATCCTGCCACTGCTGGCGGGACCGCGCGCCCTGGCCGACCACATCGTGCCCGCCGTCACCGCGGCGGCCGAGGCGGCGGGCCGGCCGGCGCCGCGGATCGTCGCCTTCGTGCCGGGCGTGGTCACCGCCGACGTCGAGGCGGTGCGACAGGCCGCGACCGAGACGCTCTCCTTCTACGAGAGGTTCCCGTCCTATCAGCGCGTGATCGAGCTGTCCGGCGGCACCCGGGCCGCCGACATCGCCGTCATCGGCGACGAGGACGCCGTCGCCGCCGAGGTACGCCGCTACCGCGAGGCCGGCGCGACGGAGGTGGTGTTCACGGCGACCGACCTGGGCGGCGACGCGGACCGCCGCCGCACCTGGAAACTGCTGGGCGAGCTGGCGGCCGGCTGA
- a CDS encoding penicillin-binding transpeptidase domain-containing protein — MNRAVKIGLAGTCTALLALGGLGTYNIVHGLTSGSADGGDSQDARVFDSSAVSSTPPSDAEAVKRARAFLDDWSRRHLDGAAGDTDVPATASQALRAYADGLHLKKLSFTHVVSVGPSSVTPGATKVTFDVTAQVAGGTWSYPSAVAVLKSTNGRSAVHWNNSVLYPGLGDDQSLTAGTLPSDATPAKVVASDGKTDLSGFTSLRDIAATIGEHAEPTGGKPGTGVAVVDGSGAGVKTLKVFVKGRPALVRTTIDAGLQTVAERAVNDAHLQQKPAGTVALDWRNGHILALAHSGDDGDIAINGIKSPGSTMKIITSAALFDKAGLTPNSPAPCTDSLTANSQLFHNDSGVRANPGSSLAQAFTVSCNTSFIKDGFHYLVNNGDASALHEEAASVFGMGNWSIGGGVATTDPSIPPDVQGGDQAAQFIGQGKVTATPLFMASVAATVRGAGFKQPIILPGQHQQTASRPISARTAGYLQSMMRTVATSGTAAPRLGGLAGVGAKTGTAEEGDHTNGWLTAYNARISVAALVEGGSSGVDSAGYVVRRLLTGS; from the coding sequence ATGAACAGAGCTGTGAAGATCGGCCTCGCCGGTACCTGCACCGCGCTGCTCGCCCTCGGGGGACTCGGTACCTACAACATCGTGCACGGCCTGACCTCGGGCTCTGCGGATGGCGGAGACTCCCAGGACGCGCGCGTTTTCGACTCGTCGGCCGTGTCGAGCACACCGCCCTCGGACGCCGAGGCGGTGAAGCGAGCCCGTGCCTTCCTGGACGACTGGTCCCGTCGGCACCTGGACGGCGCGGCGGGCGACACCGACGTACCCGCCACCGCCTCCCAGGCGCTGCGGGCGTACGCCGACGGACTGCACCTGAAGAAGCTGTCGTTCACCCACGTCGTGTCCGTGGGTCCCTCGTCGGTGACGCCGGGCGCCACCAAGGTCACCTTCGACGTCACCGCTCAGGTCGCGGGCGGCACCTGGAGCTACCCGAGCGCGGTGGCCGTGCTGAAGAGCACCAACGGCCGCTCGGCGGTCCACTGGAACAACTCGGTGCTCTACCCGGGCCTGGGTGACGACCAGTCGCTGACCGCGGGCACGCTGCCGTCCGACGCCACGCCCGCGAAGGTCGTCGCGAGCGACGGCAAGACCGATCTGTCCGGCTTCACCTCACTCAGGGACATCGCGGCCACGATCGGCGAGCACGCCGAGCCCACGGGCGGCAAGCCCGGCACGGGCGTGGCCGTGGTCGACGGCAGCGGCGCCGGCGTGAAGACGCTGAAGGTCTTCGTCAAGGGCCGCCCGGCGCTGGTGCGGACGACCATCGACGCCGGCCTGCAGACGGTGGCCGAGCGGGCGGTGAACGACGCCCACCTGCAGCAGAAGCCCGCCGGGACGGTCGCGCTCGACTGGCGCAACGGTCACATCCTCGCCCTCGCACACTCGGGCGACGACGGGGACATCGCCATCAACGGCATCAAGTCGCCCGGCTCCACGATGAAGATCATCACCTCGGCGGCCCTCTTCGACAAGGCCGGACTCACGCCCAACAGCCCGGCTCCCTGCACCGACTCGCTGACGGCCAACAGCCAGCTGTTCCACAACGACTCCGGAGTGCGGGCCAACCCCGGCTCCTCCCTGGCCCAGGCGTTCACGGTGTCGTGCAACACCTCCTTCATCAAGGACGGCTTCCACTACCTGGTGAACAACGGCGACGCCTCAGCCCTGCACGAGGAGGCGGCGAGCGTCTTCGGCATGGGCAACTGGTCCATCGGCGGCGGGGTCGCCACCACCGACCCGAGCATCCCGCCGGACGTCCAGGGCGGCGACCAGGCGGCCCAGTTCATCGGCCAGGGCAAGGTCACGGCCACGCCCCTGTTCATGGCGTCCGTGGCGGCCACCGTCCGGGGCGCCGGGTTCAAGCAGCCGATCATCCTGCCCGGGCAGCACCAGCAGACGGCGTCCCGGCCCATCTCCGCCCGCACGGCCGGGTATCTGCAGTCGATGATGCGCACCGTGGCCACCAGCGGTACGGCGGCTCCGCGACTGGGCGGACTGGCCGGCGTGGGCGCCAAGACCGGCACCGCGGAGGAGGGCGACCACACCAACGGCTGGCTGACCGCCTACAACGCGCGCATCTCGGTCGCGGCACTCGTCGAGGGCGGCAGCTCGGGCGTGGACTCCGCGGGCTATGTCGTACGCCGGCTGCTGACCGGCAGCTGA
- the gap gene encoding type I glyceraldehyde-3-phosphate dehydrogenase produces MTRIAINGFGRIGRNVLRALLERGSDLEVVAVNDLTEPATLARLLAFDTTAGRLGRPVTADGDALVVDGRRITVLAEREPGRLPWADLGVDIVLEATGRFTSAKAARAHLDAGARKVLVSAPSDGADVTLAYGVNTDAYDPGLHTIVSNASCTTNALAPLAAVLDELAGIEHGFMTTVHAYTQEQNLQDGPHRDARRARAAAVNIVPTTTGAAKAIGLVLPNLDGKLSGDSIRVPVPVGSIVELNTTVARDVTRDDVLAAYRAAAEGPLAGILEYSDDPLVSSDITGNPASSVFDSALTRVDGRHIKVVAWYDNEWGFSNRVIDTLELLARN; encoded by the coding sequence ATGACTCGCATCGCCATCAATGGATTCGGCCGCATCGGACGCAACGTCCTGCGCGCACTGCTCGAACGCGGCAGCGACCTCGAGGTCGTCGCCGTGAACGACCTCACCGAACCCGCCACCCTCGCACGGCTGCTCGCCTTCGACACCACGGCCGGCCGGCTCGGGCGCCCCGTGACCGCGGACGGGGACGCCCTCGTCGTCGACGGCCGCCGCATCACCGTCCTCGCCGAGCGCGAGCCGGGCCGGCTGCCCTGGGCCGACCTCGGCGTGGACATCGTCCTCGAGGCCACCGGCCGCTTCACCTCCGCCAAGGCCGCCCGCGCACACCTCGACGCGGGCGCGCGGAAGGTGCTCGTGAGCGCGCCCTCCGACGGAGCCGACGTCACGCTCGCGTACGGAGTCAACACCGACGCGTACGACCCCGGGCTGCACACCATCGTGTCCAACGCCTCCTGCACGACCAACGCGCTGGCACCGCTGGCCGCGGTGCTGGACGAACTCGCCGGTATCGAGCACGGGTTCATGACGACGGTGCACGCCTACACCCAGGAGCAGAACCTCCAGGACGGCCCGCACCGCGACGCCCGCCGCGCCCGCGCCGCCGCCGTCAACATCGTGCCGACCACGACCGGCGCGGCGAAGGCCATCGGTCTCGTGCTGCCGAACCTCGACGGCAAACTGTCCGGCGACTCGATCCGCGTGCCGGTGCCGGTCGGCTCCATCGTGGAACTGAACACGACCGTCGCGCGCGACGTCACCCGCGATGACGTCCTGGCCGCCTACCGCGCCGCGGCCGAGGGCCCGCTCGCCGGCATCCTGGAGTACTCGGACGACCCGCTCGTGTCCTCCGACATCACCGGCAACCCGGCCTCCTCGGTCTTCGACTCGGCCCTCACCCGCGTCGACGGCCGGCACATCAAGGTGGTCGCCTGGTACGACAACGAGTGGGGCTTCTCCAACCGCGTGATCGACACCCTGGAACTCCTCGCCCGGAACTGA
- a CDS encoding fatty acid desaturase family protein, whose translation MTLSTQAPVTDEAPAARSRTSGSAAGSDFARLSRRVAEAGLMKRRPGYYTARLTLVSALLAGGWGAFLALGDTWWQLSVAAFLAFMSGQVALVAHDLAHRQVFRRGRPSETWGRLFGNLGIGMSYGWWMNKHTRHHANPNHEDLDPDVAPDILVWSTGQARESSGLARLIGGHQAWLFFPLLTLEGFNLHVASLRALRSRAMKHRGLEAGLLLLHLAAYVSVLFLVLSPGKAVAFLAVHQCLFGVYLGCTFAPNHKGMPTLTGEERPDFLRRQVLTSRNVRGGRLTDVLLGGLNHQIEHHLFPSMPTPHLRRARVIVRAYCAEIGVPYHETGLIQSYREALTHLHRVGAPIRRQRRAA comes from the coding sequence ATGACCCTTTCCACGCAGGCCCCGGTCACCGACGAGGCGCCGGCCGCCCGTTCCCGCACGTCAGGCTCCGCAGCCGGCAGCGACTTCGCCCGGCTGTCCCGTCGGGTCGCCGAGGCGGGACTGATGAAGCGGCGCCCCGGCTACTACACGGCACGGCTCACCCTGGTGAGCGCGCTGCTGGCGGGCGGCTGGGGCGCCTTCCTGGCGCTCGGCGACACCTGGTGGCAGCTGTCGGTGGCCGCCTTCCTCGCCTTCATGTCCGGCCAAGTCGCCCTGGTGGCCCACGATCTGGCACATCGTCAGGTGTTCCGGCGCGGCCGGCCGAGCGAGACGTGGGGCCGGCTGTTCGGCAACCTGGGGATCGGCATGAGCTACGGCTGGTGGATGAACAAGCACACCCGCCACCACGCCAACCCCAACCACGAGGACCTCGACCCGGACGTCGCCCCGGACATCCTGGTGTGGTCCACCGGCCAGGCCCGCGAGAGCAGCGGCCTCGCCCGGCTCATCGGCGGCCACCAGGCCTGGCTGTTCTTCCCGCTGCTCACCCTGGAGGGCTTCAACCTGCACGTGGCGAGCCTGCGGGCGCTGCGCTCGCGGGCGATGAAACACCGGGGCCTGGAGGCCGGTCTGCTCCTGCTGCACCTCGCGGCCTATGTCTCCGTGCTGTTCCTGGTGCTCTCGCCCGGCAAGGCGGTCGCGTTCCTCGCCGTGCACCAGTGCCTCTTCGGCGTCTACCTCGGCTGTACGTTCGCCCCGAACCACAAGGGCATGCCCACCCTCACCGGTGAGGAGCGGCCCGACTTCCTGCGCCGCCAGGTCCTCACCTCCCGCAACGTCCGTGGCGGACGGCTCACCGACGTCCTGCTGGGCGGGCTCAACCACCAGATCGAGCACCACCTCTTCCCGAGCATGCCCACGCCCCATCTCCGTCGGGCCCGGGTCATCGTCCGCGCGTACTGCGCGGAGATCGGCGTGCCGTACCACGAGACCGGGCTGATCCAGTCCTACCGCGAGGCCCTCACCCATCTGCACCGGGTCGGGGCGCCGATCAGGCGGCAGCGCCGGGCCGCCTGA
- the argG gene encoding argininosuccinate synthase, translated as MSKVLTSLPVGERVGIAFSGGLDTSVAVAWMRDKGAVPCTYTADIGQYDEPDIASVPGRAKTYGAEVARLVDCRAALVEEGLAALTCGAFHIRSGGRAYFNTTPLGRAVTGTLLVRAMLEDDVQIWGDGSTFKGNDIERFYRYGLLANPNLRIYKPWLDANFVTELGGRKEMSEWLVAHGLPYRDSTEKAYSTDANIWGATHEAKTLEHLDTGIETVEPIMGVRFWDPEVEIATEDVTIGFEQGRPVTINGKEFASAVDLVMEANAIGGRHGLGMSDQIENRIIEAKSRGIYEAPGMALLHAAYERLVNAIHNEDTLAQYHNEGRRLGRLMYEGRWLDPQALMIRESLQRWVGAAITGEVTLRLRRGEDYSILDTTGPAFSYHPDKLSMERTEDSAFGPVDRIGQLTMRNLDIADSRAKLEQYVGLGLIGTGSPTIGASQAAATGLIGTMPELPEGGAEAIASRGEVSEEDAALDRAAMESGTD; from the coding sequence ATGTCCAAGGTCCTCACTTCCCTTCCGGTCGGCGAGCGCGTCGGCATCGCCTTCTCCGGCGGCCTCGACACCTCGGTCGCCGTCGCGTGGATGCGCGACAAGGGCGCCGTCCCGTGCACCTACACCGCCGACATCGGCCAGTACGACGAGCCCGACATCGCCTCGGTCCCGGGCCGTGCGAAGACCTACGGCGCCGAGGTCGCGCGCCTGGTCGACTGCCGTGCCGCCCTCGTCGAGGAGGGCCTGGCCGCGCTGACCTGCGGCGCGTTCCACATCCGCTCCGGCGGGCGGGCGTACTTCAACACCACGCCGCTGGGCCGCGCCGTCACCGGCACCCTGCTGGTGCGCGCGATGCTCGAGGACGACGTCCAGATCTGGGGCGACGGCTCCACCTTCAAGGGCAACGACATCGAGCGGTTCTACCGCTACGGCCTGCTCGCCAACCCGAACCTGCGGATCTACAAGCCCTGGCTGGACGCGAACTTCGTCACCGAGCTGGGCGGCCGCAAGGAGATGTCGGAGTGGCTGGTCGCCCACGGCCTGCCCTACCGCGACAGCACGGAGAAGGCCTACTCCACCGACGCCAACATCTGGGGCGCCACCCACGAGGCGAAGACCCTGGAGCACCTGGACACCGGCATCGAGACCGTCGAGCCGATCATGGGCGTGCGGTTCTGGGACCCCGAGGTGGAGATCGCCACCGAGGACGTGACGATCGGCTTCGAGCAGGGCCGGCCGGTGACGATCAACGGCAAGGAGTTCGCCTCCGCCGTCGACCTGGTGATGGAGGCCAACGCCATCGGCGGCCGCCACGGCCTCGGCATGTCCGACCAGATCGAGAACCGGATCATCGAGGCCAAGAGCCGCGGCATCTACGAGGCGCCCGGCATGGCGCTGCTGCACGCCGCCTACGAGCGCCTGGTCAACGCGATCCACAACGAGGACACCCTGGCCCAGTACCACAACGAGGGCCGGCGCCTGGGCCGCCTCATGTACGAGGGCCGCTGGCTGGACCCGCAGGCGCTGATGATCCGCGAGTCGCTCCAGCGCTGGGTCGGCGCCGCGATCACCGGCGAGGTGACCCTGCGGCTGCGGCGCGGCGAGGACTACTCGATCCTCGACACCACGGGTCCGGCGTTCAGCTACCACCCGGACAAGCTGTCCATGGAGCGCACCGAGGACTCCGCCTTCGGCCCGGTGGACCGGATCGGCCAGCTCACCATGCGCAACCTCGACATCGCCGACTCCCGCGCGAAGCTCGAGCAGTACGTCGGCCTCGGACTGATCGGCACCGGCAGCCCCACCATCGGCGCCTCGCAGGCGGCCGCGACCGGGCTGATCGGCACCATGCCGGAGCTGCCGGAGGGCGGCGCCGAGGCCATCGCCTCCCGCGGCGAGGTCTCCGAGGAGGACGCCGCGCTGGACCGCGCCGCGATGGAGTCCGGCACCGACTGA
- a CDS encoding GlxA family transcriptional regulator: MPSPRLRRVAVLVLEGAKPLDVGIPAQVFTTRASMPYEVRVCGAAPGLVTGGDGLSYHVAHGLDALAWADIAFIPGYRFPDREDPPAPVVEALLAAHARGTRLAAISTGAFALAATGLLDGRRATTHWHYSRALAAKHPLIRVDEDVLFVDEGSVLTSAGAASGIDLCLHILRKDLGVAVSNHAARRLVAAPYRSGGQAQYVPRSVPEPIGERFAATREWALHHLGEPLTLAVLARHAAVSPRTLSRRFVEDTGYTPMQWVMRARIDLARELLERSERSIEQIAADVGLGTGTNLRTHFQRILGTTPSEYRRTFTQGE, encoded by the coding sequence ATGCCGTCCCCCCGTCTGCGACGCGTCGCCGTCCTGGTGCTCGAAGGCGCCAAGCCGCTCGACGTCGGCATCCCCGCGCAGGTGTTCACGACACGCGCGAGCATGCCGTACGAGGTGCGCGTGTGCGGGGCGGCGCCCGGACTCGTGACGGGCGGCGACGGGCTGTCGTACCACGTCGCCCACGGCCTCGACGCGCTCGCCTGGGCGGACATCGCCTTCATCCCCGGCTACCGGTTCCCGGACCGCGAGGACCCGCCGGCGCCCGTCGTCGAGGCGCTGCTCGCCGCCCACGCCCGGGGCACCCGGCTCGCCGCCATCTCGACCGGGGCGTTCGCCCTCGCGGCCACGGGCCTGCTCGACGGCAGACGCGCGACCACCCACTGGCACTACTCCCGGGCCCTCGCCGCGAAGCATCCGCTGATCCGGGTCGACGAGGACGTCCTCTTCGTCGACGAGGGCAGCGTGCTGACGTCGGCAGGCGCCGCCTCCGGCATCGACCTGTGCCTGCACATCCTGCGCAAGGACCTCGGGGTCGCCGTGTCCAACCACGCGGCGCGGCGCCTGGTGGCCGCGCCCTATCGCAGCGGAGGTCAGGCCCAGTACGTGCCGCGCAGCGTGCCCGAGCCGATCGGCGAACGGTTCGCCGCCACCCGCGAGTGGGCCCTGCACCACCTCGGCGAGCCGCTCACCCTCGCGGTGCTCGCCCGGCACGCCGCGGTCTCGCCGCGCACGCTCTCCCGGCGCTTCGTCGAGGACACCGGGTACACCCCGATGCAGTGGGTGATGCGCGCCCGCATCGACCTGGCCCGGGAACTGCTCGAACGCTCCGAGCGCAGCATCGAGCAGATCGCCGCCGATGTCGGACTCGGCACCGGCACCAACCTGCGGACCCACTTCCAGCGGATCCTCGGCACCACCCCGAGCGAGTACCGGCGCACCTTCACCCAGGGCGAGTAG
- a CDS encoding DUF427 domain-containing protein has translation MATLSIAPSLRTTPEGLLWEPSERWVRGRKGEVTVVDSRHPVLVWEPGVPVPLYAFPRAEVREDLLRPARTPLLGAHTGSTVFYDLAVDGALLENAAWTFPAEDLAGHIAFEWSGRTGRGLDHWYEEEEEIFVHPRDPHKRVDALPSSRHVVVGIGGRVVADSRRPVLLFETGLPTRYYLPREDVRLDLFHPGDHHTGCPYKGTAVYWSWCGGEADVPPDVLWSYPEPLPAVGAIKGLLAFYNEAVDLTVDGERLPRPVTHFSRAPH, from the coding sequence ATGGCCACGCTCAGCATCGCCCCGTCGTTGCGCACCACCCCCGAAGGGCTGCTCTGGGAGCCCAGTGAACGCTGGGTGCGGGGCCGGAAGGGCGAGGTCACCGTCGTCGACAGCCGGCACCCCGTCCTCGTGTGGGAGCCCGGCGTCCCCGTGCCGCTGTACGCCTTCCCGCGCGCGGAGGTCCGCGAGGACCTGCTGCGTCCGGCGCGGACACCGCTCCTCGGAGCGCACACCGGCTCGACGGTCTTCTACGACCTCGCGGTGGACGGCGCACTGCTGGAGAACGCGGCCTGGACGTTCCCCGCCGAGGACCTGGCCGGCCACATCGCCTTCGAGTGGTCCGGGCGCACCGGCCGGGGCCTGGACCACTGGTACGAGGAGGAAGAGGAGATCTTCGTCCACCCCCGTGACCCGCACAAGCGGGTCGACGCCCTGCCCAGCAGCCGGCACGTCGTCGTCGGGATCGGCGGCCGGGTCGTCGCCGACAGCCGCCGTCCGGTGCTCCTGTTCGAGACCGGCCTGCCCACCCGCTACTACCTCCCCCGCGAGGACGTCCGCCTCGACCTGTTCCACCCCGGCGACCACCACACCGGCTGTCCCTACAAGGGCACGGCCGTGTACTGGTCGTGGTGCGGGGGCGAGGCGGACGTCCCGCCCGACGTCCTGTGGAGCTATCCGGAGCCGCTGCCCGCGGTGGGCGCGATCAAGGGGCTGCTCGCCTTCTACAACGAGGCCGTCGACCTCACCGTGGACGGCGAACGCCTCCCGCGCCCGGTCACGCACTTCAGCAGGGCGCCGCACTGA
- a CDS encoding helix-turn-helix transcriptional regulator translates to MASLDPGLRIEAANADFFRHVARPSKEVCGRSIYDVLHPSARTVLSQHFSHLSTGHGSRFVERVVAMRGHDRVFSAEITGIAVKGEGDDLSGVVVLMSPDDEPTEAAERPAKPTPILTALDARILEGVATGASTVQLASRLYLSRQGVEYHVGLMLRRFKAPNRAALVSRAYSMGVLTVGAWPPRAVPDFVK, encoded by the coding sequence ATGGCGAGCCTCGACCCCGGGCTCAGGATAGAAGCGGCCAACGCCGACTTCTTCCGGCACGTCGCACGGCCGTCCAAGGAGGTCTGCGGACGCAGCATCTACGACGTCCTGCACCCCAGCGCCCGCACCGTCCTGTCCCAGCACTTCTCCCACCTGTCGACCGGCCACGGCAGCCGCTTCGTCGAGCGGGTGGTCGCGATGCGCGGACACGACCGGGTCTTCTCCGCGGAGATCACCGGCATCGCCGTGAAGGGCGAGGGCGACGACCTCTCCGGCGTCGTCGTCCTGATGAGCCCGGACGACGAGCCCACCGAGGCGGCGGAGCGGCCCGCCAAGCCCACGCCGATCCTCACCGCGCTCGACGCCCGCATCCTGGAGGGCGTCGCCACCGGCGCCTCGACCGTGCAGCTGGCCTCGCGCCTCTACCTCAGCCGGCAGGGCGTCGAGTACCACGTCGGCCTGATGCTTCGCCGGTTCAAGGCCCCCAACCGTGCCGCACTCGTCTCCCGCGCCTACTCCATGGGCGTCCTCACCGTCGGCGCCTGGCCGCCCCGCGCCGTGCCCGACTTCGTGAAGTGA
- a CDS encoding purine-cytosine permease family protein, with protein sequence MSTSAESRVSGLEVRSIDYVPLDERHGKLWHLGPLWFMSNAQIATLAVGLISITEGGNLIWSLLAIVAGTVIGTFFMAFHSAQGPQLGLPQMIQSRPQFGYVGALLVWLFAYVQYAGFNVFNSILAADSLHTTLHGSVKLWVVVVTVVALVIALVGYDIIHKAERVLTYTFLVVFGIFTVGVLVTLHYPAGSFDLGAFKWTPFLAQFGVVAGYQISWAIYVSDYSRYLPPDVTVRKTFYWTYFGSALGGIWLMVLGSLLAAWAGKDFDTIKSINAAGDKVFDGFGAIVLLFAALGLVSVTALNMYGGSLTLISAIDSFKRVRPTLGVRLLTIGLTAALSLIGALAATANFLTNFNNFLLLVLYLFIPWTAVNLMDYYVVRRGHYAIAEIFNPRGIYGRWGWHGIIAYLVGFAAMIPFFSVGTLYVGPAAKALDGADISLFIGLPVAALLYWWLTRSIDVAAETRIAEAEAQALEQAAHEHREP encoded by the coding sequence ATGAGCACATCAGCCGAGTCACGGGTGTCCGGGCTCGAGGTCCGGTCCATCGACTACGTCCCCCTCGACGAGCGGCACGGCAAGCTCTGGCATCTGGGCCCGCTGTGGTTCATGTCCAACGCGCAGATCGCCACCCTGGCCGTGGGGCTGATCAGCATCACCGAGGGCGGCAACCTCATCTGGTCGCTGCTGGCCATCGTCGCCGGCACCGTCATCGGCACCTTCTTCATGGCCTTCCACTCGGCGCAGGGACCCCAGCTGGGCCTGCCGCAGATGATCCAGTCGCGGCCCCAGTTCGGTTACGTCGGCGCGCTGCTGGTGTGGCTTTTCGCGTATGTGCAGTACGCGGGGTTCAACGTCTTCAACAGCATCCTCGCCGCCGACTCCCTGCACACGACCCTGCACGGCAGTGTCAAGCTGTGGGTGGTGGTGGTCACCGTGGTCGCGCTCGTCATCGCACTGGTGGGCTACGACATCATCCACAAGGCCGAGCGGGTGCTGACCTACACCTTCCTGGTCGTCTTCGGCATCTTCACCGTCGGCGTCCTCGTCACCCTGCACTACCCGGCGGGCTCCTTCGACCTCGGCGCCTTCAAGTGGACGCCGTTCCTCGCCCAGTTCGGCGTGGTCGCCGGCTACCAGATCAGCTGGGCCATCTACGTCTCGGACTACTCCCGCTATCTGCCGCCGGACGTGACGGTTCGCAAGACCTTCTACTGGACGTACTTCGGCTCCGCCCTCGGCGGCATCTGGCTCATGGTCCTCGGCTCGCTGCTCGCCGCCTGGGCCGGCAAGGACTTCGACACCATCAAGTCGATCAACGCAGCCGGAGACAAGGTGTTCGACGGCTTCGGCGCGATCGTGCTGCTCTTCGCCGCCCTGGGTCTGGTGTCCGTCACCGCGCTGAACATGTACGGCGGTTCGCTGACTCTCATCAGCGCCATCGACTCGTTCAAACGGGTGCGCCCGACCCTGGGCGTGCGGCTGCTGACCATCGGCCTGACGGCGGCGCTCTCGCTGATCGGCGCGCTGGCCGCCACCGCCAACTTCCTGACGAACTTCAACAACTTCCTGCTGCTGGTGCTCTACCTGTTCATTCCGTGGACCGCGGTGAACCTCATGGACTACTACGTGGTGCGCCGCGGGCACTACGCCATCGCGGAGATCTTCAACCCGCGCGGCATCTACGGCCGCTGGGGCTGGCACGGCATCATCGCCTATCTGGTCGGCTTCGCCGCGATGATCCCCTTCTTCTCCGTCGGCACCCTGTACGTCGGCCCCGCCGCCAAGGCGCTGGACGGAGCGGACATCTCCCTGTTCATCGGCCTTCCGGTCGCGGCGCTGCTGTACTGGTGGCTGACCCGCTCGATCGACGTCGCGGCCGAGACGCGCATCGCCGAGGCAGAGGCGCAGGCGCTCGAGCAGGCGGCACACGAACACCGCGAGCCCTGA
- the rpmG gene encoding 50S ribosomal protein L33: MARSTVRPVVRLKSTAGTGVTYVTRKNRQNDPDRLVLRKYDPVAGRHVAFREER, encoded by the coding sequence ATGGCACGCAGCACCGTGCGTCCCGTCGTCAGGCTGAAGTCGACCGCCGGGACCGGCGTCACCTACGTGACGCGCAAGAACCGTCAGAACGACCCCGACCGGCTCGTCCTGCGCAAGTACGACCCGGTCGCCGGCCGGCACGTCGCGTTCCGCGAGGAACGCTGA
- the ykgO gene encoding type B 50S ribosomal protein L36, which yields MKVRASLRSLKSRPGAQVVRRRGVVFVVNKKNPRFKARQG from the coding sequence ATGAAAGTACGCGCGTCCCTGCGCTCGCTGAAGTCCAGGCCCGGCGCCCAGGTGGTGCGCCGCCGCGGTGTGGTCTTCGTCGTGAACAAGAAGAACCCGCGCTTCAAGGCGCGCCAGGGCTGA